DNA sequence from the Epinephelus fuscoguttatus linkage group LG2, E.fuscoguttatus.final_Chr_v1 genome:
TGTCATGATAAAAATCTAAAGGTGAGCCTGAGTGtccatcttttctttttctgctttATCCTGCCTCTAAccagtttcttcttcttctcctcttccttcttgttattgttcttcttcttcttctcctcctcatccttcttcttcttcttcttcttcttcttcttcttcttctctttctcctcctccttcttcctgtgtttgtgtcacatgcAGCCTGAGGAGGAATAAACAGGGTTTGGATGGATCAGCTTTAACATTAAGTGCTTTTAAAGACTTTAAACTTGATTCATTTTGTCTCAAATGtgtttaatgatttattttctccttCTGTAAGCATTTTTCTTTCTACATTCATCTATAAATATCCTTTATTATATCTGAATCTGTAAATATCCTCAATTATATTTGAATCTGTAAATATCCTTCATTATATTGGAATATATAAAAATGATTCATTATACTTGAATCTCTGAATATTGTTCTTTCTACATTAATGTGTGAACATTAAAGTGCTGAGATCATTCAGGAGTCTTTGCATGTTTAAATTAATATCTTCTCTCATATCTTCAACATTTTGACGCTCAGCTctcagttttaattttttttgtagaaTAAACACTTCTGCTTTTTATTTCTGAAATCCTGAAGTAGTTTCTCTTTATAGCCATTTATAAACAAcagtttgaaaaactttttttttttggtgaaaacctttcattattaatttatttacatttaaaagaagAAGCAATGGCAATTATTTTATTAGAAAGATGTGACATGTTTTCTCTTCAGTAGAACTTTGGTATATTTTTTAGCAGACTGTAGCATCTCCTCTGAATTCATTCTGAATGTGTACATGAACATatgatatttaatatttctgtctgtgatgaAGTCTTTGTATAATTCAGACTGAACTGATCGTTGGTGTCTCAGCATGACTTCTGACCTCTGACTCTGCTTCTGTTCAGCTttacctctgtctgtctgtgtgtgtgtgtgtgtgtgtgtgtgtgtgtatgagacaACGTCTGTAACGTGTGTGTTCAATAAAACTTAACCTTCATGTTTCCTCTGTAACCTGTTTTTATTCTTCAGTATCAGGAACGTTCAGGAGAACAAACTTTTTTGTCTCCTGAAAGTTTGACGGTTGAATAAGGAATCGTTCGGACAGAACTCGGCTCGGTCCAATAGAACCGATGATTCAGAACATCGGTATTTTTCATGTGACTTCAGTCGATCATCATTACGGAGTGCTGATCTAAATAACAAAGAACAGACGCTGTGTTGAGCGCTCGACCTCTGGAATCGTTGAATCAGTGACATTCAGTTCATGTTGAGTCGGACTGTTCAGTCCGCAGGACGATCCACAGAGGAATTATCTTTTACAGATGATTCTGAAGTCTGTCACTTGTCTCATAGAAAGGATAAATGAATCATTTCACTCTGAAAGTGAGACGTTCGTCACcccagtttatttatttatctccaACGTCTTCTGTTGACATCACACGTGTTACTGTTTATTTGTTCTGATCAACGATCTCTGTTGGGACTTACCGAGGTTCTTTGAGTCACTGTTAccagtttttaaatgaatcaatAATTAGTAGATTAAACGCTGATGAAGATGGTTACTGTGTATGGCGAACTGGTGAAGAAGACGAGACAAGATAAGACAGGAAGTTAGAGAGAGATagatgaagacagacaggatggaCGTGATGGGATATCGTCTCTGTATTAACTGTACAACCAGTCGCTCAGTAAAATGGGGGCGGAGCCATGATTGAAACTTCTTTACCTGTGTTCTAACACTCAAACTCAATCTGTGTGGTTCCACCACGGATCGAGTTTGAACAATACCAgagactgtaaaataaaatcaggagtgtgtgtttgtgtttcagcgCTCAGATATCAAACAGCTGGAAGGTGAAGTGTTCAGAGATCACTGTCAGTATCCTGGACACCGAAAGACCAACATCATCGTCACCAACAGGTACGAACTTCACTTAGTGAAGATCTATCTTCCGAAAGGTAGATCTTAAGAAGGGCAGTCTGAACCACTTGTAAGCTGTCCCTTAGTGATGCACTCCGTTCATCCTGTCACGGTTTGAGCTTTATTAGGCCAAAATTATGCTTTTTAAATGGACAGTTGCAGTATAGTTCACATCTAGACTCTTTACACACATTACATCCTTAGTTTAAAATTAACttcatgaaaaataataatgaatactgaatattatgaatatatgggtttatttatttatttattcattcattcatttatttaatggaGCTAACTAACTGAGGGTATGTTTTTTCTGACGAGGCTACAGGCTGTACCCTCCCACTATATACTGAATATCTGACAGATACTTGACTAATTGATCAAATTGAAGTCTAATGAGGCCGACGGGAAACTAATCAAGCGGGCGGCACCAGCTATAAAGGCAATCAAGCGTGTTGCCTCTGTTTGCTTCATTGTAGACGAGATTATGGCTGCGTTACAGCGTATCGTTGCGCTCAGTCAACTGAACCAAAGGCATCACCGTCCGCATAGCTATTTGGTTCATGTTAATCATTTTATAAGGACAAACTTCAGTCCACTTGATGTCCTCTCAGTCAGTGCCATCCTGTCCAAATACCggcacacacaaacgcacatacacaaacacacacacacacactcagcaatGAAACGTGGATATGCTGCTGCTACAGGTGCCTCACAAACTGGCATTGAACTGCAATGAAGAGAGACGAACACATGCTGTTATAAATGTTTCAGTATCAAATGTATTATCGGTGAGCAGCGACCGCATTTCTCTGCTTTATCATTAGTCTCCTTGTTTAGAATGGGATGCACATGTAAGctattttttaatgtgatatGCTTCAGGTGTATCAGGATGGGGATTTTTCCTGAAACGGTGCCAAAACACTCAGCTGGACGGAAATTTAGTTTTAAAGCACTGCTTTTAAAAATACCCGTGTTTGTGTAGACTAGGCTTCAAATACATGAGCAGATGTTCTGTAAAAGGCACAGCCTCATTTATGATATAATTTTTGATGGAGATAAAATTATTGGCAATACTTTTTATATCACAGTGTCATTTATTTACCCTTACGTGAGATCAATTGATGCGTGCAGCATGGATAATACACTTTCACACGTGGTGAAGGGCAGACTTTAAACACGGTCACATCTCTTCTGTGATCAGTTGTCCTCTGTCCCATGATGAagactgttgttgttgcttttatcTGTCCACGATGCGTTAGCTTGAGTCTGTCGACCACCTGTGTTTGTGCCTGGTTATTGGTGGAGGAACAGGAAAGTGCCTGAGTTGTGCCGATTGGTGGAGGTCTCCTCCCAGAAGTGACATCATGGCACTGTTGGTGGGGGCAGGGCTCTTTGGAGCTGTtggcagtttgtgtgtttgctaaTGAACCTTTGGACTGACATaagaaccaatcagaacagTTCTTACTGCCAACCAACCAGAGAAACAACAGAGGAAGACAGTGGTGATGGATGACAGCATcatcaggaagaaggaaaaaTACCaggggctgaaagaggagctagaaaagaaGTGGGGAGTAAAGGGAGTAAAGGTGGTAATGGGAGCACTAGGGCACTGGGGGCACTGGGAGCAGTGGGAGCACTGGGAACACTGGAGGCTGTGACCCCCAGACttggagagtggctccagcagattcagGTCCAACATCTGAGCTCTGTCTAGAAGAACAGCTGAGATACTGAACCCTCATACTCCCAGGACACTGGTAGAGGGACCCGACACACCACCTCCACCCATGTGTGtagtgtattattattattgttgttgttgttgtgtaggagggttgttgttgttgtcatattgtatattttttgcatgtcttgttgttgtttgttgttgttgttgtgtaggAGGGtcctgtgtgtgaaagagatcGACTTCGTTGGTCACTTTAACAGAGAGTGGGAATGTTTGTTTGAGAACTTTTATCGTCCTGCATCTGTGACGGGATCTGAGCTGAAGATCTACTGCAAggtacttcctgtctgtctgtctgtctgtctgtctgtctgtctgtccgtccgaacgtccgtccatccatctgactgactgacctgtctgtctttcaggAGCAGCAGAAACTGAAGTTACCAAAGAAAGATGGTCAGGACTCTGTGAGGAACATTCAGCTGAGAGACCCAAAGACTGCACAGGTAATATAataacaatgatgatgatgatgatggttttttggattggattggattggattaaCTTTAATAATCCCCAAGGGGGAAACTGGATTGCCACCATGGCCAACGTACAGTACAACAACGAGACATAgacaaaatatacatatacaacAGCGTCACCTAGGAGTGCAGTGGTCCAATACAACAAtagcaaaatgaccagaaaaaaataaataaaaaaaataaaaataaagattaaaaagaataaaaagagtacaaatgcaatttaaaagtacAATGTACAAGGAAAAGTATAACAGCAAGACATGACAGCAAGAGAGTGTAGCTACAATTAAAGTTTAAAGTGCAATGTTCAAGGACTAGTATAGCAGCAAGACATGACATCAGCAATCCAAATTAAAAAGCCTGGTTGCTGCAGGAACAAAGGACTTCCTCAATCTTTCTGTGGAGCATCTGGGCAAAACAAGCCGCTTACTTCTGCCACTTCTAACAAAAGTGCTATGCAGGGGGTGATCATCCTGAGACAAGATAGCTCTAAGCTTCCTCctagtcctctgctctgttatGACCTCCAGAGAAGCAGGGCTCATACCAATAACAGATCCCGCCTTTCTAATAAGTTTGTTGATCCTGTTCCTGTCCTCCAATGTTAGGCTGCCACCCCAACAAACAACCACATAAAAAAGGACACTTCCTAAAATACCATTATAAAAACATTTAGAAGAGATCTGCTGATGTCAAATGATCTGAGTTTCctcaagaaaaataatctggACTGGGCCTTCTTAAAAATAGCGTTAGAATTCATCTTCCAGTCCAGTTTACAGTCTACATGCACACCCAGATATTTATATGAGGATACAATCTCTACAGACTGTCCTTTAATCAAAATAGGAGTTGCTTCAGGTTTTTTCATTCTCATATCAATGATAAGCTCCTTTGTCTTGTCTACATTAAGAATAAGGTGGGCTTCCTCACACCAACTGACAACACTGTCCACTTCTTTTTGATAGGCTACATTgtcattattaaaaaatatagctAACTAgggcagagtcatcagaaaacttttGTAAATGACAAGAATAAGTGCTGTGCCTGCAGTCAGATGTGTACAGCATAAATAAAAACGGAGATAAAACTGTACCCTGTGTTGCCCCAGTGCTTGTAGTAACAGTTTCTGATCTGCTGCCATGAAGCCTCACATACTGAGGCCTACCTGTGAGGTAATCAGTGACCCAAGCAATAGTGGAGCTATTGAGGTTATAATTAAAAAGCTTGCTAGCCAAGATCTGTGGCTGTAGTGTGTGGTGATgataatggtgatgatgatggtgatgatggtgatgatgatgatgatgatgattgtgatgatgattgtgatgatgatgatgattgtgatgatgatgatgacggtggtgatgatgatggtgatgaagatggtgatgatgatggtgatgatggtgatgatgatgatgatgatgatggtgatggtgatgatgatgatgattgtgatgatgattgtgatgatgatgatgattgtgatgatgatgatgacggtggtgatgatgatggtgatgaagatggtgatgatgatggtgatgatgatgatgacggtgATGATGATTGTGATGACGacggtgatgatggtgatgatgatgattgtgatgatgatgacggtggtgatgatgatggtgatgatgatgatgatgacggtgatgatgatgattgtgatgatgatgatgatgatgatgattgtgatgatgatgaccgtggtgatgatgatgatgacagtgatgatgatgattgtgatgatgatgattgtgatgatgatgatgatgatggtggtgatgatgatggtggtgatgatggtggtgatgatgatgatgatgatgattgtgatgatgatgatgaagatggtgatgatgattgtgatgaaggtgatgatgattgtgatgatgatgacggtgGTGATGacggtggtgatgatgatggtggtgatgaaggtgatgatgattgtgatgatgatgacggtggtgatgatgatggtgatgatgatggtggtgatgatggtgatgatgatggtggtggtgatggtgatgatgatgacggtggtgatgatgatggtgatgatgatggtggtggtgatgaaggtgatgatgatggtggtggtgatggtgatgatgatgatggtggtggtgaaggtgatggtgatgatgatggtggtgatgaaggtgatgatgatggtggtggtgatggtgatgatgatgatggtggtggtgaaggtgatggtgatgatgatggtggtgatgaaggtgatgatgatggtgatggtgatggtggtgatgaaggtgatggtgatgatgatggtggtggtggtggtgatgatggtgatggtgatggtgatggtgatgatggtggtgatggtgatggtggtgatgaaggtgatggtgatgatgatgatggtgatgatgatgatgatgatgaaggtgatgatggtgatgatgatgatgatggtgatgatgatgatgatggtggtggtgaaggtgatggtgatgatgatggtggtgatgaaggtgatgatgatggtgatggtggtggtggtggtgatgatgatggtgatgatgatggtgatgatgatggtggtgatgaaggtgatgatgatggtgatggtggtggtggtgatgatggtggtggtgaaggtgatggtgatggtgatggtgatgatgatggtggtgatgaaggtgatgatgatggtgatgatggtgatggtgatggtgatggtggtgatgaaggtgatggtgatgatgatggtggtggtggtggtgatgatgatggtgatgatgatggtgatgatgatggtggtgatgaaggtgatgatgatggtgatgatggtgatggtgatggtgatggtggtgatgaaggtgatggtgatgatgatggtggtggtggtggtgatgatgatggtgatggtgatggtgatgatggtggtgatgatgatggtgatgatgatgatgatgatgaaggtgatggtgatgatgatgatgatgatgaaggtgatgatgatgatgatggggatgatgatgcgatgatggtgatgatgatgatgatcatcatcatctggtggtcacctccatgtttgcttgtgacatcagactctgtgtgtgtgtgtgtgtgtgtgtgtgtgtgtgtgtgtgtgtgtgtgtgttaccttcatGTTTCTGTTTATGTGGCCACTCCCTCATCTGGTTACCATGGTTACCCACAGAAGCTGCACATGGCCATATCCGACGCTCAGgtggcacagcagcagcaccgcaTGGCGAGACAGAAGTCGCAGCGCTTCCTCAAACTGAGCAACAAACAATGAGGTCACTTCCTATTAATACCGGTACTTCCTGTCAGCACGGCCACTACCTGTCGGCACAGCCACTTCCTGTTGGTACAACTACTTCCTGTCCACTTCTGATGATTCAGCTGCACCTAAACTGTGGGACTGTTTCTTTAAACAGACCAGTATGACCATTAACAGCCCAGTGTGACCATTAACAGCCCAGTATGACCACTGACAGCCCAGTGTGACCATTAACAGCCCAGTATGACCACTGACAGCCCAGTGTGACCATTAACTGCCCAGTATGACCATTAACAGACCAGTATGACCATTAACAGACCAGTGTGACCATTAAATGCCCAGTATGACCATTAACTGCAGAGTATGACCATTATCAGCCCAGTATGACCATTAACAGCCCAGTATGACCATTATCAGCCCAGTATGACCATTATCAGACCAGTATGACCAGTAAAGTTGAGTCATGTGATCATTATATGATTTTGGTGTTCAGATTGAAATCATTTATAATTTGATCAGTTAATATTTGCAGCTGaactctgtttgtttttgtttgtttgtttgtctgtttgtttataaaCTCTGATGATTAATaatcatgtaaaaaacaaatgtttgtttctaATAATaagaatgataataataaactttaatatAAACCAGGAAGCAGCAGTGGACGTTGGCAGTTTTAGAAACAGACACCTGTTCAGGTGTCTTCAGGTGAACCGTCCAAAGAGCTGATTGGACGCTGTGACTTTAAATGTGAGCAGAGTCATGATGCATTCTGGGTAAAAACCCTCGCTGGAGTCATGTGATgtctatttgttgttgttgttttatttatagtgCAAATTATTGTGAAACATCAACAATGACTTTCTGTCACTGCACGGAAACATCAGTGAATGAATTTAAATGTGCTGaggacttgtttttgtttttgttttgtttcttcagTTTGGGGCTGAGGTTTATTTTTGGCCCTGCTCTTTGCCTGCAGGCTGTAACGTCATGTTTGAAGATGAAGCCATAAAATCTTGTTGCACTAAAGGAATGTTTACAGTAATCAGTGTGtcggtgatggtgatgatgatgatgatgatgatggatgtttgtttgttgttcattttcataaaaacaaacgtaataaaaacaaattttaataAACTATCCCTGACCTTCATCTCAGGACTAAATCTAAAATGGCTGTGTAATGAACACTGCGCTGgtatgtgatgtcatttcctttttctttctttttttcactttaattttaattgattttccTCATTTTACACATACATCAACAAACACAGCACACGTGCCattaaagacacacaaagaaaataaaagaaagagtAATGTCCTGTTGGGAGCTACATTCTTTTTTTGTCCATCCATTCTCACAGTTTCGTCCTTTATATCAGTTGTCCTTTCAGTTGTCTGTtgctaatgtaatgtaatgaaaaatgtccatttcagccacttgtctTCCAGCTGTGCTTCTTGCAATCTCCAACGATGTGTCAGTTTTTCCATTTAATTAACCCTTCCATTTAATTGTATAGATTTCCTCTATTATCTCTACCCATTGTTCCCAGGTCGGCAGATCTACTTTACACCATTTCCTTGTCATAGCGTTTTTGCCAGCTATCAACAAAATTTTAACCAGGTACCTATCCTCTGCATGTACACTTTCTTCTGTGAAATTACACATAGAGTACCATACAGCTCATAGGAATGTCCTACCTTAGTATCTCTTGCAGAGTTACATGTACAGTTTTCCAAAACAGCTGTACCTTATGGTATTTCCAGAATATGTGTACATCATCTGTATTTAATATTCCACATTCTCTCCAACACGGTAGGTTCACATTCAAATATTTACTCTTGACCTTGGGTGTGATTAAAAAATCTGATCAAATTTTTCCAGGAAAACTCCCTCCATATCGGCGAATTGGTGGATGTTTGATGCGTTTTCCACATATTTTGCCAATCTTTGTCTGAGATTTTTATGTTGAGCTCCGATtcccatttttattttgtataattagttgagtttttgtttattgtcaattTTTGGTAGAGTGAAGATATTATTCTGATTTTTGTACCCTTATACATATTGATTATAATTTGAATCACACCATTCACCTCCATGGAGGGATCCATCCTGATTTCCTTCCTGTAGTAATCTCTTATTTGTAAGTACCTAAAGAATTCGTGTTTACCCAGATCATATTTGTCTCTCATATTTTGGAAACTCTCCAGCTCCCCATCTTTCTCTAGAGTACACCATGCTGTAATTCCCTTAATCTCCCACTGTTTGAATCCCTTGTCGTATGCGGCCGGCTGAAAGTTGGTATTCTTTCAGTTTTGAGAGACCCATtccccctctgtcctttggCAGCTGGAGAGTCTTATACCTAACTCTGGGCTTCTTGCCTGCCCAAACAAATCTTGATATCACAATTGGGTTTGAGGGACCTCTATAGGTAAAGAGTGGAAGAGATAGAGAAGCTTAGGTGGTacattaattttaattatttcaattCTCGCGCTAAGATCTAGCGGTAGAGTGGACCATCTTTGAATGTCTTTTTGTATCTCTTGTGCtattttgtcatagttttcttTGTATAATTTTGATAATCCTTAGTGATGGTGACCCCCagatatttaattttctttaaacTCCAATTAAGATTATATGATTCCTGTATCTCTCTTGGTGGAGTGTAGTTAAGTGATAGTAtctgtgtttttgaaatattaattttatatcCCGAGAGATGTCTATAGGTTTCTAAAACTTTCATCAGAACAGGGAGTGATTTTGTTGGTTGCTCTAAGaaagtgatgatgtcatcagcataaagtCCTATTTTATGTTCTGTTCCATTTACTATAGCTCCCTCAAGTTCTATATTCTGACGAACTACTTGTGCCAGTGGTTCTACGAAAAGAGCGAATACGGTGGGTGACAGGCAACATCCCTGTCTGGTTGATCTCTGTAAATTAATTTTGTCAGTCAAGTTTCCATTTATCTTAATTCTCGTGGTGGACAGTTGATATAGTGTCTTTATGCATTGTACTGATTTACTgttaaatccaaaccgttctAACACTTCATATAAGAATCTCCAATTTACACAGTCGAATGCTTTTTCAGCGTCTATGCTTACTAATATAgtgctttgttttttatgttgtaCTTGATCTGTAATATCCAAAGTTCTTCTGACAgacagtacgtttacatggacagtttaattccactttcattcagaatgaaaggccattccgagtaaaagtggtcatgtaaaggtcattccgattgaaaaatggtcattccaattgaaaattaaatccgattaaagggggtggtttattccgtttgtcattccgaatgaaagaattttgtgtgcgtGTATACACTCaatcctctttaagttcattccggtctttctgcgcgtGCTTGTTTCCTTggccttctggcgcgatgacatATATAGCATGCATAACAACGGgatgagatagagcagtcgggcTCGTACTcactggtttccattcgccacagcacggtcttctacctccctgcttcaagaatataagcaaaacaagcccgaaaaaggcactaagaacggcgtcatcaaacatcttgttatctggagcAAGgataacagtgttttcttctggtaaatgtaaacacgtaacatccgccccgccccctatccaatcagaaaccttccctgccccaaaccttgggCAGACcaatcaatgaatcaatcaatttttttttataaagcccaatatcacaaatcacaatttgcctcacagggctttacagcatacgacatccctctgtccttaggaccctcacagctgatcaggaaaaactccccaataaaaaacctttaacaaggaaaaaatggtagaaacctcaggaagagcaactgaggagggatccctcttccaggacggacagacatgcaatagatgtcgtacagaacagatcagcataataaattaacagtaatccgtatgacacaatgagacagagtgagagagagagagagagagatgcaggacagacggtaatgacagtagcttacaacattaatgaaagtaataatataattatagttctggctactgtggtacaatatgtttaaagtatgtattaatatctgacagtatacaagtgtgacaatagtcatatgtgtataataacagtagaagtatgactaatgactaatgatggcagcagcagcaggaggcatctggcaggaccacggcagcagcacaaccacacacgtcacgctgtccaggcaccgctgtgatatgagttaatctgagagacagtggagcacaaaggctccggagaagaagccgagttagcaagatgcagtaataggatacgagagagagagagaaggtgcccggtgtattataggggggtcctccggcaaactaggcctaagtcagcctaactagggactggtacagggcaagcctgagccagccctaactataagctttatcaaagaggaaagtcttaagtctagtcttaaatgtggagacggtgtctgcctcccggaccgtaacaggaagatgattccacaggagaggagcctgatagctgaaggctctggctcctgatctactttggagactttagggaccacgagtaaccctgcgttctcagagcgcagtgttctggtgggataatatggcactatgagctctctaagatatgacggagcttgaccatttagagctttataagttaacagtaggattttaaattcaattctggattttacaaggagccagtgcagagaagttaaaacaggagaaatatgatctcgtttcttagttcctgttagtacacgtgctgctgcattctgaattagctggagagtttttaaggacttactagagctacctgataatagagagttacagtaatccagcctagaggtaacaaaagcgtggaccaatttttctgcatcttttcgggtcaggataggcctaatttttgcaatattacgcagatgaaaaaatgcagtccgtgaggtttgttttgaatgagaattaaaagacaaatcttgatcaaatgttactccgaggtttcttacggtagtgctagaggccagagcaatgctatctagagaaactatgtcatcagataaagagtctctgagttgtttggggccaagaacaataacttcagttttgtctgaatttaacatcaggaaattggtgctcatccaggtttttatgtctttaaggcagttatggagtttagttaactgattactttcttctggcttcatcgataaatacaactgagtatcatccgcataacaatggaaatttatagagtgatttctaatgatgttacctaaaggaagcatatatagagtaaataggattggtccgagcacagaaccttgcggaactccaaaacaaactttagtacatgaggatgattcattatgaacgtgaacaaactgaaaacgatcagataaataagatttaaaccagctcagtgcagaacctttgaggccaattaagtgatccagtctctgcagtagaatttgatggtcaattgtgtcaaacgccgcactaagatctaataaaacaggtacagagacaagtcctttgtctgaagcaatcagaaggtcatttgtaattttaactagagctgtctcagtgctatgatacactctaaatcctgactgaaattccttaaataaattattatcatggagaaaatcacacaactggtctgcgactactttctcaaggatctttgacataaagggaagattagatattggtctatagttggctaacacctctggatccagggtgggcttttttaggagaggtttaatta
Encoded proteins:
- the LOC125900157 gene encoding uncharacterized protein LOC125900157, which codes for MLPLGNIIRNHSINFHCYADDTQLYLSMKPEESNQLTKLHNCLKDIKTWMSTNFLMLNSDKTEVIVLGPKQLRDSLSDDIVSLDSIALASSTTVRNLGVTFDQDLSFNSHSKQTSRTAFFHLRNIAKIRPILTRKDAEKLVHAFVTSRLDYCNSLLSGSSSKSLKTLQLIQNAAARVLTGTKKRDHISPVLTSLHWLLVKSRIEFKILLLTYKALNGQAPSYLRELIVPYYPTRTLRSENAGLLVVPKVSKVDQEPEPSAIRLLSCGIIFLLRSGRQTPSPHLRLDLRLSSLIKLIVRAGSGLPCTSP